A part of Neoarius graeffei isolate fNeoGra1 chromosome 22, fNeoGra1.pri, whole genome shotgun sequence genomic DNA contains:
- the LOC132870619 gene encoding small ubiquitin-related modifier 2: MADEKPKEGVKTENNDHINLKVAGQDGSVVQFKIKRHTPLSKLMKAYCERQGLTMRQIRFRFDGQPINETDTPAQLEMEDEDTIDVFQQQTGGFV, from the exons GAGGGAGTGAAAACTGAGAACAATGACCATATTAACCTGAAGGTGGCGGGACAGGACGGCTCAGTGGTGCAGTTTAAGATTAAGAGGCACACGCCGCTCAGCAAACTCATGAAGGCTTACTGCGAGAGACAG GGACTGACAATGAGGCAAATCCGATTCCGGTTTGATGGGCAGCCCATTAATGAAACAGACACACCTGCACAG TTGGAAATGGAGGACGAAGACACAATTGACGTTTTCCAGCAACAGACAGGAGGCTTCGTCTAA